In a genomic window of Planctomycetia bacterium:
- a CDS encoding glycosyltransferase family 4 protein produces MTRRVAILCEFGTLNGGEHSLLAVLPRLIACGWTPTVFGPASGALMATLRARDIAVEPIEYRASDGGARPRNLLREEIADRLRSLEPSLLHANSLSMGRLSGPVAEALALPSIAHLRDIVGLSKAAVGDLNRHRRLLAVSAATREAHVRQGLIPERTCVLYNGVDVTEFQPSEPNGWLQRELGLPHDAQLIGCVGQLILRKGQHVLADAAAMLADRWPTLQYVFVGTRHSEKEETRRFEENLRSTFSSGALASRGHFLGVRTDVPSLLRELTLLAHPARQEPFGRVLLEAGASGCAIVATDVGGTREIFAPDSEAAVLIAPDDPRGLAEAIEELLLHPERRAELGQRARRRIVDAFGAERSAEGLLRHYNEVSDANGTVACLA; encoded by the coding sequence ATGACGCGGCGCGTAGCGATCCTCTGCGAGTTCGGCACGCTCAACGGCGGCGAGCATTCTCTCTTGGCCGTCTTGCCGAGGCTTATTGCCTGCGGCTGGACGCCGACCGTGTTCGGCCCTGCTTCCGGCGCACTCATGGCCACGCTCCGCGCGCGCGACATCGCCGTGGAACCGATCGAATATCGCGCCAGTGATGGCGGCGCTCGGCCGCGCAATCTGTTGCGCGAAGAAATTGCTGATCGCTTGCGAAGTCTCGAGCCTAGTTTGCTGCACGCGAATAGCCTATCGATGGGCCGGCTGTCCGGGCCGGTCGCCGAGGCGCTGGCATTGCCGAGCATCGCGCATCTCCGTGACATCGTCGGTCTGAGTAAGGCCGCCGTGGGCGATCTGAATCGTCATCGCCGCTTGCTCGCCGTCTCCGCGGCCACGCGTGAAGCGCATGTGCGGCAAGGATTGATCCCGGAACGAACCTGCGTGCTTTATAACGGCGTCGATGTGACAGAATTTCAACCTAGCGAACCGAACGGCTGGTTGCAGCGTGAATTGGGACTGCCGCACGACGCACAGTTGATCGGCTGCGTGGGACAGTTGATCTTGCGCAAAGGTCAGCACGTCCTGGCCGACGCGGCGGCGATGCTCGCGGATCGCTGGCCGACGTTGCAGTACGTCTTCGTCGGCACAAGACATTCCGAGAAAGAGGAAACCAGGCGGTTTGAGGAAAACCTCCGCAGCACGTTTTCCAGCGGCGCGCTCGCCAGCCGTGGACATTTTCTCGGCGTCCGCACCGACGTGCCTAGCTTGCTGCGCGAGCTGACGTTGTTGGCCCATCCGGCGCGGCAAGAGCCGTTCGGGCGCGTGCTGCTCGAAGCGGGCGCGAGCGGCTGTGCAATCGTCGCCACGGACGTCGGCGGGACGCGCGAGATCTTTGCGCCGGACAGCGAAGCGGCGGTGCTGATCGCGCCCGACGATCCGCGCGGACTTGCCGAGGCGATCGAAGAATTGCTGCTCCACCCGGAACGTCGTGCGGAGTTGGGCCAACGTGCTCGTCGCCGGATCGTGGATGCCTTCGGCGCGGAACGGTCTGCCGAAGGACTGCTGCGGCACTACAATGAAGTGTCTGACGCGAATGGCACTGTCGCTTGTCTCGCTTGA
- a CDS encoding CorA family divalent cation transporter yields the protein MKSILPPAWTLPQQIRDRLGETAGRQRAMEAEGHLLLVLHQPPTAADPERVGRLFWRDPTGAWKSNACGAGIQGLKSHIDEFANKIDKWEDALQVATSATAFYGILRELTPLARTARNLHAALQQGRELCPDDRDLIALRDRAGELERAAELAQQDAQASLDFQVAYHQELESQRSYEMAVATHRLNLLVALFFPIATLSSIFGMNMAHGFESAPSPATFYVVLGAGLIAGLILAIGVGRRPAPIGQQGRAKPAPPRRT from the coding sequence ATGAAATCTATCCTGCCACCCGCGTGGACGTTGCCGCAACAGATTCGCGACCGCTTGGGCGAAACCGCCGGACGCCAACGCGCCATGGAGGCCGAAGGGCATTTATTGCTGGTGCTGCACCAGCCCCCCACGGCCGCCGATCCGGAACGCGTCGGTCGCCTTTTTTGGCGCGATCCGACCGGGGCATGGAAATCGAACGCCTGCGGCGCGGGGATTCAGGGGCTCAAGTCGCACATCGACGAATTCGCCAACAAGATCGACAAATGGGAGGACGCGCTCCAAGTCGCCACGAGCGCTACGGCGTTCTATGGCATCCTGCGCGAATTGACGCCATTGGCGCGGACCGCGCGAAACCTGCATGCGGCATTGCAGCAAGGACGTGAACTCTGTCCTGATGATCGAGACTTGATCGCGCTGCGTGACCGCGCCGGTGAATTGGAACGCGCCGCGGAGTTGGCCCAACAGGATGCCCAGGCGTCGCTCGATTTCCAAGTGGCGTACCACCAGGAACTGGAATCGCAGCGAAGCTATGAGATGGCCGTGGCGACGCATCGACTCAATTTGCTCGTCGCGCTCTTCTTTCCGATCGCCACGCTCAGTTCCATTTTCGGCATGAACATGGCCCACGGCTTCGAGAGCGCCCCGTCGCCCGCAACCTTTTACGTCGTGCTGGGCGCAGGTCTCATCGCCGGATTGATTCTGGCGATCGGCGTTGGCCGGCGCCCGGCGCCGATTGGACAACAGGGACGCGCGAAACCAGCGCCGCCCCGACGCACATGA